A window of the Lactuca sativa cultivar Salinas chromosome 5, Lsat_Salinas_v11, whole genome shotgun sequence genome harbors these coding sequences:
- the LOC111906159 gene encoding uncharacterized protein LOC111906159 isoform X2 has product MEGFPPNLDPDVSTSLEGQLDKAKLGSKSVTVFTSNLPSGSYQANKVSICVNKFNLDEKLAKPRVTGLENSDLLKKLSSNPPIQLHYSRNFVKSNSWRRIGFKIVGAKRLLWLEMTGGKRGIVCDVSGIEGGDMCGVFGMEKSMPCQARTTFSLLF; this is encoded by the exons ATGGAGGGTTTCCCTCCAAATCTTGATCCCGATGTTTCTACGTCATTGGAAGGACAATTGGATAAAGCAAAATTAGGCTCAAAATCGGTTACTGTTTTCACCTCGAATCTTCCTTCTGGTTCTTATCAAGCTAATAAAGTGTCTATATGTGTTAATAAATTCAATCTAGATGAAAAATTGGCTAAACCTAGGGTTACCGGTTTGGAAAATAGCGATCTTCTGAAGAAATTGAGCTCCAATCCTCCGATTCAGTTACATTACAG CCGGAACTTTGTCAAATCAAACAGTTGGAGACGAATTGGGTTCAAGATCGTCGGTGCTAAAAGGTTGCTTTGGTTGGAGATGACAGGAGGGAAAAGGGGGATCGTGTGTGATGTTTCTGGAATAGAGGGAGGAGACATGTGTGGTGTTTTTGGGATGGAGAAATCAATG CCATGTCAAGCAAGGACGACATTTTCCCTTCTGTTCTAA
- the LOC111906159 gene encoding uncharacterized protein LOC111906159 isoform X1, with protein MEGFPPNLDPDVSTSLEGQLDKAKLGSKSVTVFTSNLPSGSYQANKVSICVNKFNLDEKLAKPRVTGLENSDLLKKLSSNPPIQLHYSRNFVKSNSWRRIGFKIVGAKRLLWLEMTGGKRGIVCDVSGIEGGDMCGVFGMEKSMVSNGMVLIGSTYVAFLEQGT; from the exons ATGGAGGGTTTCCCTCCAAATCTTGATCCCGATGTTTCTACGTCATTGGAAGGACAATTGGATAAAGCAAAATTAGGCTCAAAATCGGTTACTGTTTTCACCTCGAATCTTCCTTCTGGTTCTTATCAAGCTAATAAAGTGTCTATATGTGTTAATAAATTCAATCTAGATGAAAAATTGGCTAAACCTAGGGTTACCGGTTTGGAAAATAGCGATCTTCTGAAGAAATTGAGCTCCAATCCTCCGATTCAGTTACATTACAG CCGGAACTTTGTCAAATCAAACAGTTGGAGACGAATTGGGTTCAAGATCGTCGGTGCTAAAAGGTTGCTTTGGTTGGAGATGACAGGAGGGAAAAGGGGGATCGTGTGTGATGTTTCTGGAATAGAGGGAGGAGACATGTGTGGTGTTTTTGGGATGGAGAAATCAATGGTCAGTAATGGAATGGTACTCATCGGAAGTACCTATGTCGCTTTTCTGGAACAGGGcacctga